The Candidatus Methylomirabilota bacterium genome contains the following window.
CGTGATGGCCTCGGCGGTCACCGCGCCCCTGGAGCGGCAATTCGGTCAGATGCCCGGCCTCAAGCAGATGACGTCCACGAGCTCGAGCACGAGCTCGGTCATCACGCTCCAGTTCGATCTGAGCCTGGCCCTCGACATCGCCGAGCAGCAGGTGCAGGCGGCCATGAACGCGGCATCCTCGTTCCTGCCCAGGGATCTCCCCAATCCTCCCCTCTACAACAAGGTGAATCCGGCCGACGCGCCTATCCTCACCCTGGGGCTGACCTCGAGCTCCCTCCCCCTCACCACCGTCGAGGACCTCGCCGACACACGGCTCGTGCCCAAGCTCTCCCAGCTTCCGGGCGTGGGCCTGGTCACCCTGAGCGGCGGCCAGAAGCCCGCCATCCGCATTCAGGCGAATCCCGCGCGGCTGGCCGCCAATGGCCTCACCCTCGACGACGTGCGCCTGGCCGTCGCCGCGGCGAATGTGAATCAGGCCAAGGGCAGCCTGGACGGCGCCCAGCAGGCCTACACCATCGGAGCCAATGACCAGCTCGTGAGGAGCGAGCTCTATCAATCCCTCGTCATCGCCTACCGCAACAGCGCCCCCGTGCTCCTCTCCGACGTGGCTGACGCCGTGGACGATGCCGAGAACCTTCGCCAGGCGGCGTGGATGGGCGATCGGCCGGCCGTCATCGTCAATATCCAGCGACAGCCCGGCGCCAATCTCATCCAGGTCGTGGACCGCGTGAAGCAGCTCATGCCACAGCTCCAGGGCACCCTGCCGACCTCCGTCGAGGTGTCCGTGCTGACCGACCGCACCACCACCATCCGCGCCTCCGTCCATGACGTCCAGCTCGAGCTCATGCTCGCCGTCGTCCTCGTGGTGCTCGTCATTTTCCTGTTCCTGGGCAGCCCCGCCGCCACCTTCATCCCGAGCGTGGCCGTGCCCGTTTCCATCATCGGCACCTTCGCCGTCATGTACGCGCTCAACTTCAGCCTCAACAACCTCTCCCTCATGGCCCTCACCATCTCCACCGGTTTCGTGGTGGACGACGCCGTGGTCATGATCGAAAACATCGCCCGGTACATCGAGGCGGGCGACTCTCCCCTCGAGGCGGCTCTCAAGGGCTCGGGGCAGATCGGGTTCACGATTCTCTCCCTGACCGTCTCGCTGATCGCGGTGCTCATCCCCCTGCTCTTCATGGGCGATATCGTGGGCCGCCTCTTCCGGGAGTTCGCCATCACCCTCAGCGTCTCCATCCTCGTCTCGGCCGTCGTGTCGCTCACCCTGACCCCGATGCTCTGCGCCAAGCTCCTCCACCACCAGAGCGAGGCGGAAAGGAATCGATTCGCGCGGACGGCCCAGCGGCTCTTCGAGGCCCTCCGCGCGGGCTATGCCGCCACCTTGAGCCGCGTGCTGGAGCACCAGCGCCTGACCCTGCTCGTGGCCGTGGGCACCCTGGCCCTCACCCTCGTCCTGTACGCCCTCATCCCCAAGGGGCTCTTTCCCACCCAGGACACCGGCGTCATCCTCGGCATCTCCGATGCCCCGCAGGCCGTGTCGTTTCCCGCCATGGCGGCGCGCCAGCGCGCCCTCGGACAGGTCATCCTGAAGGATCCCGCGGTGGCGACGCTGTCGTCCTTCATCGGGATCGACGGCACCAACGTCACCCTCAATAGCGGCCGCATGCTGATCAGCCTGAAGCCGCTGGTGGAGCGGCGGGTCGGCGTGGACGCGGTGATCGACCGCCTGCGCACGTCCCTCGCCCAGGTCGGCGGCATCACCCTCTACCTTCAGCCCGTCCAGGACCTGACCGTGGAAGACCGCGTCAGCCGGACGCAGTTTCAGTACAGTCTCGAGGATCCGAATCTGGCCGAGCTGACGACGTGGGCGCCGCGTGTGGTGGAGCGCCTCCGCCTGCTGCCCGAGCTCAGGGACGTGGCAAGTGACCAGCAGGATCGGGGTCTCGAGACCTCCGTGCGCATCGATCGCCCCACCGCCTCCCGCCTCGGCATCACGCCCCAGATGATCGACGACGCGCTCTACAACGCCTTCGGCCAGCGCCAGGTCTCGACCATCTTCACCCAGCTCAACCAGTACCGCGTGGTGCTGGAGGTCAAGCCCGACTTCCGCCAGAGCCCCGAGGCCCTGCAGCAGATCTATCTCCGGTCCTCGACGGCGGGCCAGGTGCCGCTCTCCGCCTTCACCTTCATCGAGGAGCGCGCCACGCCGCTCGCCGTGAACCACCAGGGGCAGTTCCCCGCCGTCACCGTCTCCTTCAACCTCTCCCCGGGGATCTCGCTCGGCCACGCCGTCCAGGCCATCGAGACGGCCAAGCAGGAGCTTGGCCTCCCCATCACTATCCAGGCGCGCTTCCAGGGAGCCGCACGGGCCTTCCAGGCCTCGCTCGCCAATGAGCCCCTCCTCATCCTGGCCGCCGTGGTCACCGTCTACATCGTGCTCGGCGTGCTCTACGAGAGCTGGATTCACCCCGTGACGATTCTCTCCACGTTGCCCTCCGCCGGGGTGGGGGCGCTGCTCGCCCTGCTCGCCGCGCGTCTGGACCTGAGCGTCATCGCCCTCATCGGAATCATCCTCGTCATCGGCATCGTCATGAAGAACGCGATCATGATGATCGACTTCGCGCTGGACGCTCAGCGCTCGGAGGGCCGGCCGGCCCGTGAGGCCATCTACCAGGCCTGCCTGCTCCGGTTCCGGCCCATCTTGATGACCACCATGGCGGCCATCCTGGGCGGGGTGCCGCTCGCCCTCGGAGGCGGGGTGGGATCCGAGCTGCGGCAGCCGCTCGGCATCGCCATCGTGGGCGGTCTCATCATGAGTCAGCTCCTGACGCTCTACACCACCCCCGTCATCTATCTCGCCTTCGACCGGGTGGCCACGCGCGCCGCGCGACGAAAGGCGCCCGCCGCGGTCACGTCCGCCGCCGCCCAGGGGCTCTCGTGAACCTCTCGACCCCCGCCATCCGTCGCCCGGTGGGCACCACGCTCCTCACCCTGGCTCTCGTGATAGCGGGCATCCTCGGCTATCGCCTGCTGCCCGTGGCCCCGCTTCCCCGGGTGGACTTTCCGACCATCCAGGTGTCCGCGGCGCTGCCCGGTGCCAGCCCCGAGACCATGGCCTCCGCCGTGGCCACACCGCTGGAGCGCCAGTTCGGCCGCGTCGCCGCCATCACCGAGATGACGTCGGCCAGCTACCTCGGCTCCACCAGCGTGGCCCTCCAGTTCGATCTTGCGCGTGACATCAACGGCGCCGCCCGCGATGTCCAGTCGGCCATCAATGCCGCCGCCGGCCAGCTCCCCTCGAACCTGCCCGCGAATCCGACCTACCGTAAGGTCAACCCGGCCGACGCGCCCATCATGATCCTGGCCCTGACCTCGTCCACCGTGGACACCGGCCGGATGTACGACGTGGCGTCCACGGTCCTGCAGCAGAAGCTCGCGCGGATCGAGGGGGTCGGGCAGGTCTTCGTGGGCGGCAGCTCCCTTCCGGGTGTCCGGGTCGAGCTCAACCCGATGACGCTGGCGAGCTACGGGATAGGCTTGGAAGATGTGCGGCGCGTGCTCGCCAACGCCAACGTCAACCATCCCAAGGGACAGATCCATGGTCCCGAGCGCGCCTGGGAGATCCGGACCAGCGACCAGCTCCGCTTCGCCGCGGAATACCGGCCGCTCATCGTGGCGTGGCGCAACGGCGCGCCGGTGCGCCTCTCAGACCTGGGCGAGGTCGTGGACTCCGTGGAGGATCTGCGATCGATAGGTCTGGCCAATGGCAAGCCGGCCGCCCTGCTCATCATCTTCCGCCAGCCGGGCGCCAACATCATCGAAGCCGTCGACCGGATCCGGGAGGAGATGCCGGAGCTTCATGCTCTCGTGCCGGCCGACGTCACCCTGACGGCGGTGCTGGATCAGACCGTCACCATCCGCGCCTCCATCCACGACGTCCAGATTTCCCTCATGATCTCCGTCGCCCTCGTGGTGCTGGTGGTCTTCCTCTTCCTCCGCGACGTCCGGGCCACCGCCATCCCCGGTGTGGTCGTCCCCGTGTCCCTGATCGGCACCTTCGCCTTCATGTACTTGATCGGCTACAGCATCGACAATCTTTCCCTCATGGCCCTGACAGTGGCCACGGGATTCGTGGTGGACGACGCCATCGTGGTCGTCGAGAACGTGATGCGCCACCTCGAGGCGGGCATGCCCGCCCGGGAGGCGGCCATCACGGGGGCGCGCGAGATCGGCTTCACCGTGCTCTCCATCAGCGTGTCCCTCGTGGCCGTCTTCATCCCCATCCTGCTCATGGGCGGAATCATCGGCCGGCTGTTCCGGGAGTTCGCGGCGGTGCTTTCCATCGCGGTCCTCATCTCCCTCGTCCTCTCCCTGACCACGACCCCCATGATGTGCGCCGCCCTCCTCCGCTCCCGACAGGGACAGGATCGGGGACGCTTCGACCGCGCGAGCGAGCGAGTCTTCGACGGCATTCTCCGGCTCTACGACGTGAGCCTGGGCTGGGCCCTCCGGCACCCGGGCTTCGTCCTCCTCATCGCCACCGTCACCTTCGCGGTCAACGTCTACCTGTTCGTGACCATCCCGAAGGGCTTCTTCCCCCAGCAGGACAATGGCCGGCTCGCCGGGATCACGGTCGCCGCCCAGGACATCTCCTTCCAGGCCATGCGGGACAAGCTGAGTCGGCTCGCCGACATCGTCCGCGCGGACCCCGGGGTGGCCACCGTCACGGCCTATACGGGAGGCGGAGGAGGACGGGGAACGACCGTCAACACGGCGCGAATGTTCGTGTCCCTCAAGCCACGGTCGGAGCGCGATGCCACGGCGGACGAGATCATCACCCGGCTGCGTCCCAAGCTCGCCCGGGTGCCCGGCGCCACTCTGTATCTTCAAGCGGTGCAGGACATCCGACTCGGCGGCCGCCTCAGCAACGCGCAGTATCAGTTCACCCTGCAGGCTGATACCCTCACCGAGCTGAGCGCCTGGGCGCCCAAGGTGCTCCAGGCCATCCGCGGCCTCCCCCAGCTCCGTGATGTCTCGAGCGACCAGCAGGACGCGGGACTGCAGGTGCCGCTCACCATCGACCGGCCCACGGCGGCGCGACTCGGCGTCAGCACCCGGCTCATCGACGAGACGCTCTATGACGCCTTCGGCCAGCGCCAGGTCTCCACGATCTACACCGCGCTGAATCAGTACCACGTGGTGATGGAGGTGGCGCCGAGCTTCTGGCAGAGCCCGGACGCCCTCCGCAACATCTATGTCCAGTCGGCCGCGGGCAACTCCGTGCCCCTCACCGCGCTCACCCGATTCGAGCCGAGCCCGGCGCCGCTTCAGATCAATCACCAGGGACTCTTTCCCTCGGTGACCACGTACTTCAATCTCGCCCCCGGCGTCGCCCTCGGCGACGCGGTGGCGGCCATCGCGGCCGCCGAGCGCCGCATCGGCATGCCCGGGAGTATCCGCGGCAGCTTCGCGGGCACCGCCCAGGCCTTCCAGGTCGCCCTCTCCACCCAGCCCCTGCTCATCCTGGCCGCCCTCGTCGCCGTCTATCTCGTCCTGGGCGTCCTCTACGAGAGCTACATCCACCCCCTCACCATTCTCTCCACCCTCCCCTCCGCCGGCGTGGGCGCGCTCCTCGCCCTCATGGCCTTCCAGATGGAGTTCTCCATCATCGGCATGGTCGGCGTCATCCTGCTCATCGGCATCGTGAAGAAGAACGCCATCCTGGTCATCGACGTCGCCCTCGACCTCGAGCGGCGCGAAGGCCGCAACGCTCGCGAGGCGGTGCACCAGGCCTGCCTGCGGCGATTCCGGCCCATCATCATGACCACGATGGCTGCGCTCCTGGGCGCCCTGCCCCTGGCCCTCGGTACGGGCACGGGCTCGGAGCTGCGGCGGCCCCTGGGCATCAGCATCGTGGGCGGCCTTCTCCTGAGCCAGCTCCTCACGCTATACACGACCCCGGTCGTGTACCTCTTCCTCGAGCGAGGCCGTCTACGCGTCGTCCGCTGGCGGGGACAGCTCGGCCGTGCCTTCGGCGGATCCCCACAGGAAAGTCCAGCCGGCCCTCGTCCCTGACGGCGGCGGGGCACGGATGCGGTCTGACGAGAACCAGCCCTTCAGCGCTCCTGGTCGCCCCGCGGAGTCACCGAGGCCTCCCGGCTCCGCAACCTGTCCAGGAGCTCGGTGAATCTCGACGTCCGCAGGATGGAATTGAACTGGCTCCGATAGCTCAGGACGAGGCTGACCCCGTCCACCACGATGTCATACACCGCCCATCGTCCATCGGTCTCCAGGAGGCGGTATTCCAGTGAAGCGTTCCCGCGCCGGCCCACCGCGACTTGCGAGCTGACCTGCGCATAGGGCCCGTTGACCGACTCGCCCTCGAAGGTGATGGTGACCAGAGGATAGTGCGCGAGGGCCGTCAGGTAGGATCGCTCGAGCAGGTCGGTGAAGAGCCGGACGAACTCTGCTTGCTCTTCACGCGTCCCGTCGCTCCAGTGGGGGCCCAGCATCCGGCGCGACATCTCGTTGAAGTCGAAGAGCTGCTCCGCGACCAGGCGCATCTCGCGCCGCTGTGCGCTCGCGGGGGCGCCCGCTGTCTGCGACTGGGCGATGGCCAGCACGCGGGTCATGGACGATTTGACGAGCTCGAGGGGCGGGAGCGCGCGCGCGGGCGACGTGGCGTCCGCGCTCTTCCCTATCGTCTGGGCAAGAGCGGGCTCGGTCCCGCACGCCACCGCGGTGGCCAGCATCGCGACTCCCACGGTGGCGATGCTCGTCAGCCGGACAAGCCGAGGTACCATGAGAAGGGAAACCTGCCGCGACACGGACCCGCTCGCTGCCTCACACATTAGTATCTCCGTCCTCGAACGCCCTCTCGGGCGCCTGTCAATGAGCTTCGCGGGGCCGATTGTCGGCGTGCCGCCTGCTCCAGCCAGAACTTCGTCTAGGTGCTTCGAGCGACTCCAGCAAGGCGCGTGCCGAGTAGGCTTCGCTCGAAGTCTTCGCATCTAACCTCCGAAAAACTCGGAGCATGCATTCTCGGTCCCTTGATGCGCGCCTTCTGGTGAGGTCATCGATACCGGGTCGGCCTTTCGTCCTGCGCCCGCCCCACGTCGCGATCACCCGGTAATTCCTACGCGGTGCTCTTCGAATATTCCGATGAGGGCCGCTCGCCCACGGGGCAGCCTGACGACAAGTGCACGCCCGGCTGCTACTTAGGAAAGACCGACGACGCGATGGCGCTTGGCACACGCCATGCTGCTCTTGGCTGCGATGCCCAGTCACACCGTCCCCGCCGCCCGCGCCGCGCCGCCCCAAGCTTTCGGCCGGACGCGACGGACCGTGCTTCTCACCGCGATCTCCGTGATTCTTGGACTCACGGCGATCTCCTGGCACTACTCACTTCCCGCGCCCGGCGGCCTCAGGACTCCCATCGTGCATCTCTATGCGCAAGGCCAGCTCGCTCCCGGCGGCCGGCCCGTCGCGGCGATCTATCCTTCGCACAAGGCCCAGAGCTGGGTGCCCCTCGAGCGGATCCCTCGGTCAGTCGTCGACGCCGTTCTCGTGGCCGAGGACCGGCGGTTCTGGGCCCATCCGGGGGTCGATCTGCTGGCCGTCGGACGCGCCTTCCACGTCAATCTCAAGCATGGCGAGCTCCGCGAAGGCGGCAGCACCATCACCCAGCAGCTGGCGCGAACGCTGTTCCTCGATACCCGACGCACGTGGGGACGAAAAGCTCGCGAGGCCCTCATCGCTCTCCTCCTGGAGGTGCGGTACTCGAAGACCCGGATCCTGGAGGCCTATCTCAACTCCGTCTACCTCGGGCATCATGGCGACCTGCCCGTCTACGGGCTTCCCGCCGCCGCGCGCCACTTCCTCGACAAAGACCTGGGCGCCCTCGACGTCGACGAGGCGGCCTGGCTGGCCAGCGCGATCCGGGCGCCCAACCGGATGCTCTCCGCCCAGAATCGAGACAAGAAGTACCGTGACGGCATCATCCTCGCCATGCAGGAGGCTCGACTGATCGAGCCGGCCATCGCCCGTCGGGCCGTCTCCCGACCGCTGCCGCGGCAACCCAACGAGGGTTCCAGGGTCGCCCCGTACTTCGTCGATTTCGTCGCCGGCGAGCTCGGGCGCCGGGCGAAGCTGCCGGAGTCGGGCGACCTGCAGCTCCAGACCACGCTCAACCTCGCCCTCCAGCGGGCCGCGGAGGCCGCGGTGAGGGACGGGGTGGCGCGGATTGAAAGAGATCGGCCCCACCTCGCCGGCCAGGTGCAGGCCGCGGTGATCGCCATAGAGCCGGCGTCCGGAGAGATCCGCGCTCTCGTGGGCGGCCGGCGCTACGGCGAGACGTCATTCAATCGCGCCACCCGCGCGGTGCGACAGCCGGGATCCCTTTTCAAGCCGTTCGTGTACCTGGCCGCCTTCGAGGCGGAGCGCCGCGGCGCGGGCATCACGCCCGCCTCCGTCCTCGCCGACGAGCCGCTGCTCATACCGGCGGGCGGCAGCAACTGGGAGCCGCGGAACATGGACGGACAGTTCCACGGACCGGTGACGGTGC
Protein-coding sequences here:
- a CDS encoding multidrug efflux RND transporter permease subunit → MNLSTPAIRRPVGTTLLTLALVIAGILGYRLLPVAPLPRVDFPTIQVSAALPGASPETMASAVATPLERQFGRVAAITEMTSASYLGSTSVALQFDLARDINGAARDVQSAINAAAGQLPSNLPANPTYRKVNPADAPIMILALTSSTVDTGRMYDVASTVLQQKLARIEGVGQVFVGGSSLPGVRVELNPMTLASYGIGLEDVRRVLANANVNHPKGQIHGPERAWEIRTSDQLRFAAEYRPLIVAWRNGAPVRLSDLGEVVDSVEDLRSIGLANGKPAALLIIFRQPGANIIEAVDRIREEMPELHALVPADVTLTAVLDQTVTIRASIHDVQISLMISVALVVLVVFLFLRDVRATAIPGVVVPVSLIGTFAFMYLIGYSIDNLSLMALTVATGFVVDDAIVVVENVMRHLEAGMPAREAAITGAREIGFTVLSISVSLVAVFIPILLMGGIIGRLFREFAAVLSIAVLISLVLSLTTTPMMCAALLRSRQGQDRGRFDRASERVFDGILRLYDVSLGWALRHPGFVLLIATVTFAVNVYLFVTIPKGFFPQQDNGRLAGITVAAQDISFQAMRDKLSRLADIVRADPGVATVTAYTGGGGGRGTTVNTARMFVSLKPRSERDATADEIITRLRPKLARVPGATLYLQAVQDIRLGGRLSNAQYQFTLQADTLTELSAWAPKVLQAIRGLPQLRDVSSDQQDAGLQVPLTIDRPTAARLGVSTRLIDETLYDAFGQRQVSTIYTALNQYHVVMEVAPSFWQSPDALRNIYVQSAAGNSVPLTALTRFEPSPAPLQINHQGLFPSVTTYFNLAPGVALGDAVAAIAAAERRIGMPGSIRGSFAGTAQAFQVALSTQPLLILAALVAVYLVLGVLYESYIHPLTILSTLPSAGVGALLALMAFQMEFSIIGMVGVILLIGIVKKNAILVIDVALDLERREGRNAREAVHQACLRRFRPIIMTTMAALLGALPLALGTGTGSELRRPLGISIVGGLLLSQLLTLYTTPVVYLFLERGRLRVVRWRGQLGRAFGGSPQESPAGPRP
- a CDS encoding transglycosylase domain-containing protein translates to MPSHTVPAARAAPPQAFGRTRRTVLLTAISVILGLTAISWHYSLPAPGGLRTPIVHLYAQGQLAPGGRPVAAIYPSHKAQSWVPLERIPRSVVDAVLVAEDRRFWAHPGVDLLAVGRAFHVNLKHGELREGGSTITQQLARTLFLDTRRTWGRKAREALIALLLEVRYSKTRILEAYLNSVYLGHHGDLPVYGLPAAARHFLDKDLGALDVDEAAWLASAIRAPNRMLSAQNRDKKYRDGIILAMQEARLIEPAIARRAVSRPLPRQPNEGSRVAPYFVDFVAGELGRRAKLPESGDLQLQTTLNLALQRAAEAAVRDGVARIERDRPHLAGQVQAAVIAIEPASGEIRALVGGRRYGETSFNRATRAVRQPGSLFKPFVYLAAFEAERRGAGITPASVLADEPLLIPAGGSNWEPRNMDGQFHGPVTVRRALEESLNIPAVRVALNVGPRHVADMARAVGIEHPLAPVPSLALGTSEVTLLEITGAFATLANGGVRVAPTALAADVSGGGPAMAPLPASVRAVSAESAFLINHLLRGVMRRGTGARSSAWGLQEMTAGKTGTTDGLRDAWFVGYTPDLVVGVWVGMDDATPLGLTGAQAALPIWGPVMQAAVRQTSPAQFTPPPGVVLAQIDRKTGRRVSFWCGSDDVIQEAFREGTRLPDECESFLQTGVTNLLDWIERRFK
- a CDS encoding multidrug efflux RND transporter permease subunit, with translation MNLSRPFILRPVATSLLTAAIILAGAVAYRLLAVSALPQVDYPTIQVQTFYPGASPDVMASAVTAPLERQFGQMPGLKQMTSTSSSTSSVITLQFDLSLALDIAEQQVQAAMNAASSFLPRDLPNPPLYNKVNPADAPILTLGLTSSSLPLTTVEDLADTRLVPKLSQLPGVGLVTLSGGQKPAIRIQANPARLAANGLTLDDVRLAVAAANVNQAKGSLDGAQQAYTIGANDQLVRSELYQSLVIAYRNSAPVLLSDVADAVDDAENLRQAAWMGDRPAVIVNIQRQPGANLIQVVDRVKQLMPQLQGTLPTSVEVSVLTDRTTTIRASVHDVQLELMLAVVLVVLVIFLFLGSPAATFIPSVAVPVSIIGTFAVMYALNFSLNNLSLMALTISTGFVVDDAVVMIENIARYIEAGDSPLEAALKGSGQIGFTILSLTVSLIAVLIPLLFMGDIVGRLFREFAITLSVSILVSAVVSLTLTPMLCAKLLHHQSEAERNRFARTAQRLFEALRAGYAATLSRVLEHQRLTLLVAVGTLALTLVLYALIPKGLFPTQDTGVILGISDAPQAVSFPAMAARQRALGQVILKDPAVATLSSFIGIDGTNVTLNSGRMLISLKPLVERRVGVDAVIDRLRTSLAQVGGITLYLQPVQDLTVEDRVSRTQFQYSLEDPNLAELTTWAPRVVERLRLLPELRDVASDQQDRGLETSVRIDRPTASRLGITPQMIDDALYNAFGQRQVSTIFTQLNQYRVVLEVKPDFRQSPEALQQIYLRSSTAGQVPLSAFTFIEERATPLAVNHQGQFPAVTVSFNLSPGISLGHAVQAIETAKQELGLPITIQARFQGAARAFQASLANEPLLILAAVVTVYIVLGVLYESWIHPVTILSTLPSAGVGALLALLAARLDLSVIALIGIILVIGIVMKNAIMMIDFALDAQRSEGRPAREAIYQACLLRFRPILMTTMAAILGGVPLALGGGVGSELRQPLGIAIVGGLIMSQLLTLYTTPVIYLAFDRVATRAARRKAPAAVTSAAAQGLS
- a CDS encoding ABC transporter substrate-binding protein — its product is MGVAMLATAVACGTEPALAQTIGKSADATSPARALPPLELVKSSMTRVLAIAQSQTAGAPASAQRREMRLVAEQLFDFNEMSRRMLGPHWSDGTREEQAEFVRLFTDLLERSYLTALAHYPLVTITFEGESVNGPYAQVSSQVAVGRRGNASLEYRLLETDGRWAVYDIVVDGVSLVLSYRSQFNSILRTSRFTELLDRLRSREASVTPRGDQER